The genomic segment CGGCCGAATACCGACCACTTTATTCTGCACGATCCGTTGGCTTTGGCAGTCGCTGCTCAGCCCGAACTGGTCGATGGCCCACGCGCACGCGTGATCGTGGATACGCGTTCTGGTCCGACACTTGGACGAACCGATTATACGATGGAGGAGGGGGGTGCATCGGTCGTCGCACGCTCGGTCAACCGGGATCGATTTTTCGCGCTGTTCTGGCGCGCCTTCGCTCCAGAGCGGTGCTGCGAGCACGGTGACCGAGCGTGCGATCCGTCATAATTAGTTCCGTCGTGGGGGAAGCGAATCGGGGGATACCCTGAACGTGGGAGGCGAGAACCGTGTCGGGCGAAGCTGTGGAGCGCGATCAACCTGCCTTGCAGGACATGGATCTCCTCGGTCGGCTCACCCAGTTCTTCGATTCTCTGGATCAGCATGTCCGTGCTGGCCAGGGCTGGTTCATCTTCAATGCACGAGGGCAGCGTGGCGCACGGATCACGGCGTTCATTCTCAGTCGCTTGGCCGAGTACCAGCTCCTGTACACCTACTACTTCATTCCGTGGCGAGACTTCGCGTTGAATGCCTACATGGTCGAAGTGGAGCTGCAAGCGCTGGCAGCGCAGCGGCAAGCCTTGCAAGGTCGAGCGCAGCAGGAGTTCGATATCGCGACGCGTGTGTCACGCGATCATCTCGCCCGGATGATGGTTTCTGACCTTCTCATCATCGCGGGCATCCAGCCGCAGCATCGTCATGAGGTCGTCTTCCTGGACCAGGCGATCGAGCGCCGATATCAACAGCGGTTGTCGACGATCTTGATCACCCCGGCCAAGCCGCACGAACTGGCCTGGCAAATCGAGCGCGCTGCGCCGGGGGAGCAGTTCTGGGACCGGCTCTTCGATCGCATGTACGAGCGGAGTCTCATCGCTCTGTGACGCGTGGGCTAGGTGCGCCGGACGAGCGCATGGTCGGCGAGTGCGGCGAGCATATCGCGGCCGTCGGACGGCGGCAGTTGCGAGAGTAGGAGCTTGGCTTCCTCCACATAGCGGCGCGCGTACTCGAAGGCCTCGTCGATCGCGCCGGATTCTCGAATCAAGGCCACTGCAGTTGCGATCGCGCTCTCGTCAGGGGTCCCATGCTGAATCACTTCGAGGACGAAGTCCCGCTGCTCGCTCGTCGCCTTGCCGTTCTGCAAGAACAGCATCGTCGGGAGCGTGATCGTTCCCTGGCGTAGGTCCTGACCGGCTGGTTTCCCGATCTCGGCTGCGTTTCCCTGTAAATCGAGAATGTCGTCGACGATCTGAAAAGCCATTCCGATTGCGCCGCCGAACTCGCCGAGCAGTTCGATCTGCTCATCGGTCGCATCGGCCAGAATCGCACCGATTTCCGCTGAGGCGGCAAAGAGCGAGGCGGTCTTACCATAAATACGGCGCTGATAGTCATCGAAACTCACGTCAGCGCGACGCGCTGCGAATATTTCGCGGAGTTGGCCGTCGCAGATACTACCCAGACACCGGGCGAATACAGCCAAAACACGCGGATTCATCGTCGAAGCAGCGAGCATCGCCGATCGGGCGAACATATAGTCACCGACCATGATGACGACCGACGGCTCGAACAGCACGTTCAGCGTCGGCTGGCCACGCCGCAGCGATGCTCCGTCGATCGAATCATCATGAATGAGCGATGCCGTGTGAAGCAGTTCGATGCCGGCTGCCGCTGGAACGAGGCGCTCGATGTCGTAGCGAAACGGCTTGGCTGCAAGCAACAAGAGAAACGGACGAAGCCGCTTACCACCCGCACGAACCAGCGCTTGGAGAATTTCGCTCACGAGTGGAAATTCCAGCGCTGTTTCAGCGAGCAGGCGATCCTCGACTCGCTGGAGGTCCGGTCGCATTCGGTCGAGAACGGTCGCGAAATCCAACTGTCCCCCGCGCCCGAGTCCAGACGCACCACCGAGCCGCTGCCGCGGCAGTTGCTAGTATGTCTCAGATGAGGCCGGAAAGAAAGGGTGAGCCAGCGAGCAGCTCGCTCACAACGTTTGCCTCGCACGGACGAGTCCTCGACGGTTCGAGAGCCAGGTTATGGCATACTGCGGCGTAACGGGAGTTTTTCGGGTGGCGGGAGCTGGGACGGAGCGTACTCGGTGTTTCCGGGGAATCGACCGTATCGGTCTCGTCGACGCGCGTTCGCGCTCTCCTGGAAACTGAGTCTGGCGTTCATCGCGGTTCCGCTCCTGCTCGCTGCACTGTCGTTGGCGTACGTTCACTGGTTGCGCGACGATCGAGCGGAAGTGTTGGTCGTCGATCGGGTCACTGGTGCGCCAGTGGCTGGTGCTGCGATCGAAACGAGTTTCGGTACGGTTCAGACGAATGACGAGGGTCAAGCGCGTCTTCCGCGTGAGCCATCGGGACCCTGGCGGGTTGCAGCGCCCGACTACGATGCGATCACCTTCGATCCTGACCTTCGGGCTGGTCGTTTACGGGTGCTCCTGCGGCCGAACGTGATCCGCGGTACCGTCGTACGGAACGGCGACGGCTCGCCGGTCGCAGGTGTGTCCGTCCGAGCCGAGGTCGATGGTATGACCGTCGTCTCCGCTCGAACTGACCAGCAGGGCACGTATGTGCTCCGCGGAGTGCCGGAGGGAGCGACCATCGTCTTCGAACACGAAGACTACGCTTCCGTGAAAGTTCCCCTGGCCACTGACCAGACAGTGGTTGATGCAGCCCTCAAGCGGGATGTGCTGATCGGTGTGCTGCGTGATCCGCAGGGGCAGGCCGTCCAGGGGATTGTCGCAACGTCGTCGGGGTGGGCCCAAGCTGGTCCTGACGGCTGGTACCGCCTCAAAGGTGTTGCGCCTGGGGAACGTCTGGTTGTCAAAGCTCCTGGTTATCGGGTCGTGGAAGCGACGGTGCCGCAGTCGTTCGAGTTCGATGTCACGCTCGAGCCGCTCGTCGTTCGGGCGATCTACATCAATGCTGTTGTCGCTTCTCGCCCGGAGGCACTGGAGGAGCGGCTGCGACTCGTGGATCGGACGGAGCTGAACGCTGTCGTGATCGACCTCAAAGACAGCACTGGTCATGTCTATTACGATACGAAGGTTTCGCTCGCTCACGAGATCGGTGCGGTTCGCCCAGTGCTGCAGCCGGCCGAATTGGTCGAGCGCTTGAAGGCACGCGGAATTTACACGATCGCGCGCATCGTGGTGTTCGAGGACCCGATCCTCGCGGAGGCGCATCCGGAATGGGCGATCAAGGACCGGACGACTGGTCAGGCCTGGCGGACCTGGAATGGTGTCGCTTGGGTAAACGCCTATCGGCCAGAGGTCTGGGACTACAACATCGCATTGGCGCGCGAGGCAGCCAGCTTCGGTTTCGATGAAATTCAACTCGATTACATTCGATTCCCGACGGATGGGCCATTGCAGAAGGCCGACTACGGTGTTCCGCATACGGCTGAAAATCGCACGGCTGCGATCGGTGAGTTTCTCAAGCGCGTACACGAGGCGCTACTTCCGACGCAGGCCTCTCTCGGTGCTGACATCTTCGGTCTCACCGTCTGGGAACTGAGCGACAGTGGCATCGGTCAGCATCTCGAAACGATCGTCGAGCATGTCGACTACGTGTGTTCCATGCTGTATCCGTCGCACTTCTGGGCCGGTTCGCTTGGATTCGAGATCCCGAGTGACCATCCGTACGAAGTCATGCTCTGGAGTCTCGAGAACGGGCTAGCACGTGTACCGGCAGCCAGGAACAAGTTCCGACCCTGGCTACAAGACTTTTCGTACGGACCTGGAAAGCCGTATGGCCCAGCCGAGGTGCGTGCGCAGATCCGCGCCGTGTATGACGCAGGTTTGGAATCTTGGATGTTATGGAACGCCGACAACGTCTACCATGAAGAGGCACTCGAACCGACGACGTCATGAAGAGGCCGATGCAACGCGAGTGGAGTAGCACACTGACGACACTGAGCCTCTTGGGGCGTGATCTTCTGGTCACTGCGCGACCGCGCCAGTGGTTGAAGAATACGGTCGTCTTGGCACCACTCGTCTTCGGTCGACAGCTCCTCAACATATCGTCCGTCATCGATGCGGCCTTCGCGACCTTGTCGTTCTGTCTGGCAGGGAGTGCCATCTATTTTTTCAATGACTGGTGCGATGCAGCAGCGGACCGAGAGCATCCCCTAAAATGCCTTCGTCCCATCGCCGCTGGGCGCTTGGGGCGCCGGCATGTCTGGAGCGCGATTGTTCTGCTCCTGTTCGGCGCCATCGTGTTCGCCTGGGCAGCGGGTGGTGCGACACCGTATGTCGTCAGCGCGTATGTCGGTTTGATGATCGGCTACACGGTTCGGTTCAAGCACGTCGCGCTCCTCGATATCTTCGTCATCGCTACCGGATTCGTTTTGCGAGTTTGGGCAGGAGCAACAGCGGTCGGCGTACCCTTGTCACCGTGGCTATACATCTGCACAGTGCTGTTGGCATTGTTTCTCGCCGTAGCCAAGCGACGGCACGAGGTTTTGTTGCTCGAGGGTGTCGCAGCGAATCACCGCCCGGCACTCGACGAGTATTCTGTGCCGTTACTCGATGCACTGCTGCACATCACGGCAACGGCGACGATCATGACGTACTCCCTGTACACGTTCTTCGCACCGAGCCTGCCAGACGATCATTCCATGATGGTCACGATTCCGTTCGTGCTCTACGGGATCTTTCGCTATCTGTATCTGGTGTACCGGCGGGATCTCGGTGGCGTACCGGAGCAAGTGCTGTTGGACGATCGACCGTTGCTCTTGACGATTGTCGTCTGGGGTCTCCTTGTCCTCGTTCTTCTCTACCGGTAAAGATTGCCACGGCGTGACTCAACTTGATTGCTTGGAGACGTTGTAGAGTCGGGAGCCTGATGGTATACTGGCGCGGAGAACTGTTGAGGAAGACGCGCGCCGTGCCGTCTGGAGCGGCGCGGGCACAGGAGGAGGCAGCGGAACATGCTGATCGTGCGACGCGGAACACGACAGCAAGAGCAGGGGCTTCAGCAGGAAGCTGTGGAAGCCTTCCAAGCCTGGTATGTCAGTTTTTCCCCGCTCCTGCGCATGGCTGCGCGTCCCTGGAGACCTCCTCTCGAGGTCTATGAAGACGAACGGGGGTTAGTCGTTCGAGCGGAACTGGCGGGTCTCCGGGAGGACGATATCCATGTCGTCGTCAACGATTCGGTACTCCAGATTTCTGGAGTACGTCGCCCCCGGGAGGAGGGACAGAGGCGGACGTACCACGAAATGGGTATTGCGTACGGGCCCTTCGAGGCGGAGGTGCGTATTCCTTTCCCGGTAGACCTCGATCGAGTCGAGGCGGTCTATCAGCAAGGTTTTCTCGAAGTCACCTTGCCGCGAGTCCATGCCTCACGGACGGTGCCGCTTCGGACGACGAACTCTTGAACGTGAGGTGCGTGCGATGACTGACGAACTACGGCATATTTCACCGGAGCACGAAGAACACCTGGAAACCGAGGAGCAGACGACGCAGCGGGATCTCAAGCTCTTGCCGGTTCTCCCGCTCCGCAACACCGTCGTCTTTCCGACGACGGTCGTGCCGCTCGCTGCGGGACAACCGCGTTCGCTTCGCTTGATCGACGATGTCGCGTCGGGCGACCGACTCTTGGTACTCGTGCTCCAGAAAGATCCGAAGAAGGAGGGTGCTGGCCCGCAGGACGTGTACCAGGTCGGCACGATCGGCAGCATCCAGCAGATGATGCGGGTGCCGGATGGGACAGTGCGCTTGGCCGTACAGGGACTTCGGCGTGTCCGGATCGTCGAGTGGGTGACCGAGGAACCGTACCTGAAGGCGCTCGTCGAGGAAATTCCGGAGATCGTCGAGGACACGATCGAAGTCAAGGCACTGACGCGCACTGCCCTGGAGCTGTTCCAGCGCTTGGTCTCGCTCGTTTCGAACCTGCCGGAAGAACTGGTGACCGCAGCGCTCAACATCGATGATCCGCTGCATCTGGTGTATCTCCTGGCATCGAACTTGCGGATGGATCCGGAGGAACGGCAGGCACTGCTGGAGCTGGACAGCGTTCGGGACAAGCTCCTGCGGCTCAATGCCTTCATGAGCCGCGAGCTCGATCTTCTCGAGCTGGGTAAGAAGATCCAGAGCGAGGTGCAGGAAGAAGTCGCGCGATCCCAGCGCGAGTTCTACCTGCGCGAGCAGCTCAAAGCGATCCAGCGCGAGCTCGGTGAGACGAGTGAGCAAGAGGCGGAGATCAACGAGTTCCGGGCGAAGATCGAACAATCGGGTATGCCGGAGGAAGCGCGTCGCGAAGCGTTGCGCGAGCTCGAACGGATGAGCAAGCTTCCGCCGGCCTCTGCCGAATACGGTGTCATTCGAACTTACCTCGACTGGCTCGTCTCGCTGCCGTGGAACCGGAGTACGGAGGGCGAGATCGATATCGCCCGTGCTCGCCAGATCTTGGACGAGGATCATTACGATCTCGAGAAGATCAAGGAGCGCATTCTCGAGTACTTGGCCGTCCGGCGGCTTCGCAAGGAGCGCGGTGAAGAGAACGAACCGGGTCGTGAACCGATTCTCTGCTTCGTCGGTCCGCCGGGAGTGGGGAAGACGAGCCTCGCCCAGTCGATTGCGCGGGCCCTCGGTCGGGCGTTCACCCGTATGTCGCTCGGTGGTGTGCGCGACGAGGCGGAGATCCGCGGTCACCGGCGGACGTACATCGGCGCCATGCCTGGCCGCATCATCCAGGCCATCCGTCGTGCTGGGACGAACGATCCGGTCTTCGTCCTGGACGAGATCGACAAGGTCGGTACCGATTGGCGAGGCGACCCGGCATCGGCCCTGCTCGAGGTCCTCGATCCAGAGCAGAACAGCACGTTCCGCGATCACTATTTGGACGTGCCGTTCGATCTCTCGAAGGTGATGTTCATCGCGACGGCGAACGTGCTGGATACCATCCCACCGGCGCTCCGCGACCGGATGGAGATCCTCGTGCTCTCCGGCTACACCGATGAAGAGAAGCTCCAGATCGCGCGGCGCTACCTGATTCCGAAGCAGTTCCGTCGACACGCGTTGAACCCGGAGGAATTCGTGTTCACCGACGAGGCGATTCTGGAGATCATCCAGCACTACACGCGCGAGGCTGGGGTCCGGAACCTGGAGCGGGAGATCGGTGCTGTGGCCCGAAAGCTCGCGACACGGCTGGCGGAGGGACAGGACGTACCGCGTGAGATCACGATCGATGTCGTCCACGAGTTCCTCGGCAAGCGGCGTTACTACTACGAAGAGCTTTCGGAGCGGACATCGCAACCGGGTGTAGCGATCGGTGTTGCGGTGACACCGTTCGGTGGCGACATCATGTTCATCGAGGCGACGCGGATGCCAGGGCGGGGCAACCTCATCATTACCGGTCAACTCGGTGATGTGATGCGGGAGTCGGCGCAGGCAGCGCTGAGCATCGTGCGGTCACGCGCCGAGCAGTTCGGGATCGAGCGGGATTTCATGAAGGATTCGGACATCCATATTCACGTGCCGTCAGGGGCAATCCCGAAGGATGGCCCGTCGGCAGGTGTCACGTTGGTGACTGCGCTCGTCTCGCTCTTGACCGGTATTCCGGCACGTGACGATGTCGCGATGACCGGTGAGATTACGCTCCGCGGGCAGGTTCTGCCGGTGGGTGGCATCAAGGAGAAGGCGTTAGCGGCCCAGCGGGCTGGTGTGAAGACGTTCGTGCTGCCGAAGCGGAACGAAATGGACCTCGAGGAGTTGCCAGCGACGTTGCGCGAGAATATGCGCTTCGTACTGGTTGAAACCATCGACGACGTCCTGCGTGCGGCAATGCCGGAAGAATTCCACCGCTGGGTTGCGGAAGCTCGCGCGCGGCGTGAGCGTGAAGAGCAGGCGGGCGGCCAGGAGGCGGTCGAATCGATAGCGGCCCTCGGGTGAGGGAAGCGACGTGGCAGGGAAGCGGTGGGGACGGGGTGATTCCCCCGTCCCCGCTTTCATCGTTGTGGGAGCGGTGTTCGGTGACGTGTGCGGAAGTGGCGGGCAGCGTCGACGAGCGCAGCGAAGAGGGCGTAATGAAGTGGATGCTGGCGGTAGAGCCGCTCCGGGTGCCACTGGACGGCAACAACGAACGTGGCAGATGGCAGCTCGGCGGCTTCGATGACACCGTCAGGAGCGTAGGCGGTGATGACGAGTCCCGGGGCTGGGCGATCGAGAGCCTGGTGGTGATAGGAATTGACCATGAGCGAGGTGGTGCCGAGGATGCGTGCCAGCAGCGTGTCCGGGATAAGAGTGACCGGGTGTGCTGGTTCGTTGACCGGGATTCCGAGTTCGTGCTGGCGATGGTTGAGGGAGTTGGAAATCGCATCGGGGATGTGCTGGATGAGCGTACCCCCGAGCGCGACGTTGAGCAGTTGAATGCCGCGGCAAATGGCGAGAATCGGGAGATCGCGAGCGATCGCGTGCTGGACGAGCCTGATTTCGAAAGCATCGCGAGCGGGAGCAATGCCGTACGTTTCCGGGTGAACGGCTGGTGCTCCGTAGAGCGCTGGATCGATGTCGCCACCACCGGTAAGGAGTAAGCCGTCGACGAGGGCGAGCGCGTCGGCTGGTTCGAGATTCGGTGGCAAGACAACGGGTATGCCGCCGGCTGCGGAAACCGCGGACGCATAGTCGAGGTTGAGCTGGAGGCGCTCGGTCGGCCCGACATGGGTGTCAGCAACCGTGACATCGGGGGTGATACCGATCGTTGGCTTCTCCATGAGTTGTGGCCTCCGTTCCGTCATCGGTGATGAGGGTATGGCAAGGGCATGGTGTCGGCAAGAGGACAAGAGGAGGAGAAGGGTAGGGATCGGACTCGAGGCGGAGGTGGCGGGGCCCTTGACACGGGAGCGAGTGCTGGGTATAGTATCTGATGCGTCTGGCGGAGCGATGAGCTCCGCGAGCACCTTGACAACTGGAGTGTGGTCGAGTGCGCCAGGCCCTCGTGGCCGAAAGCGGCCGAACGTCTCGGATCTGACGATGGAAGCCCGGCCGAGAGGCTGGGTGAGTGCTGGAGTGATCCGGGATGGAGAGTTTGATCCTGGCTCAGGGGGAACGCTGGCGGCGTGCCTAATGCATGCAAGTCGGACGGGAGCGCGCGATGAGCGTGCCGACCGTGGCGGACGGGTGCGGAACACGTGGGGAACCTGCCCGGGTGCGGGGGATAACCCGGGGAAACTCGGGCTAATACCCCATACGCTCGCTGGGTGGTGGGCCGAGCGAGGAAAGGCCAGGCGGTGAGTCTGGCTGTGCTCGGAGGGCCCTGCGGCCTATCAGCTAGACGGTAGGGTAACGGCCTACCGTGGCGATGACGGGTAGCTGGTCTGAGAGGATGGCCAGCCACACGGGCACTGAGACACGGGCCCGACTCCTACGGGAGGCAGCAGCAGGGAATCTTCCGCAATGGGGGCAACCCTGACGGAGCGACGCCGCGTGCGGGAGGAAGCCCTTCGGGGTGTAAACCGCTGTTCGGGGGGACGAAGGGGATGACGGTACCCCCGGAGCAAGTCCCGGCTAACTACGTGCCAGCAGCCGCGGTAAGACGTAGGGGGGCGAGCGTTACCCGGAGTCACTGGGCGTAAAGGGCGTGTAGGCGGCTGGGCGCGCCGCGTGTGAAAGCCTGCGGCTCAACCGCAGGGGGTCGCGCGGGACGGCCTGGCTTGAGGGCGGGAGAGGCGGGTGGAATTCCCGGTGTAGCGGTGAAATGCGTAGAGATCGGGAGGAACACCGGTGGCGAAGGCGGCCCGCTGGCCCGTTACCTGACGCTGAGGCGCGAAGGCGTGGGGAGCGAACCGGATTAGATACCCGGGTAGTCCACGCAGTAAACGATGCGGGCGAGGTGTGGGTGGAGTTGACCCCATCCGTGCCGGCGCCAACGCAGTAAGCCCGCCGCCTGGGGAGTACGGCCGCAAGGCTAAAACTCAAAGGAATTGACGGGGGCCCGCACAAGCAGCGGAGCGTGTGGTTTAATTCGACGCAACGCGAAGAACCTTACCAGGGCTTGACATGCCGCAGGACTCTGCCGAAAGGTGGGGGTGCCCGGAGAGGGAGCTGCGGCACAGGTGCTGCATGGCTGTCGTCAGCTCGTGCCGTGAGGTGTTGGGTTAAGTCCCGCAACGAGCGCAACCCTCGGGGTCAGTTACGCGGGTGTCTGACCCGACTGCCGGGGAAAGCCCGGAGGAAGGAGGGATGACGTCAAGTCCGCATGGCCCTGACGCCCTGGGCGACACACACGCTACAGTGACCGGGACAATGGGCTGCGAAGGGGTGACCTGGAGCCAATCCCGGAAACCCGGTCGTGGTGGGGATCGCAGGCTGCAACCCGCCTGCGTGAACGCGGAGTTGCTAGTAACCGCCGGTCAGCCATACGGTGGTGAATACGTTCCCGGGCCTTGTACACACCGCCCGTCACGTCACGAAAGCTGGCTTCACCTGAAGCCGGTGGGCCAACCCACGGTACGTGGGGGGTAGCCGTCGAGGGTGGGGCTGGTGATTGGGACGAAGTCGTAACAAGGTAGCCGTACCGGAAGGTGCGGCTGGATCACCTCCTTTCTAGGGAGCGGGAAGCTCCTTGGGTCAACCGGGTGGGGCGCGGAGCGAGGAGCTCGGGACGGGGCGTGGGAGCAGGGGGCGCGCCTGAGGAGGCGGCCGGAGGCCGCGGAGGGCGGACGCCCGCTGGTCTCCGTACCCGGAGTCGTCCCACTCGTGCTGATGACGTCGGTCGCGGGCGTACTCGGCCATACTCCAGTTGTCAAGGTGGCGCGTGGGCGTTTAGCTCAGTTGGTTAGAGCACACCCCTGATAAGGGTGAGGTCCCTGGTTCGAATCCAGGAACGCCCACCTGGCGCGGCGATTATGGGGCTGTAGCTTAGTTGGGAGAGCGCCGCCTTTGCACGGCGGAGGTCAGGGGTTCGAGTCCCCTCAGCTCCACGTCGTTCGCGCAGCACCTTACCAAGCGAGTGGATGCGTCATCGCAGTGATGATGCGGGTTCAGATCGCCGAGGTAGTTCTGCTGTGCCCGCTTGCCGGTGTCGAGCAGGAAGGAGTGGACTGGGGAGAGGGGCGCACGGTGGATGCCTAGGCGGCCAGGGCCGAGGAAGGACGCGGCCGAGCGGCGAAACGCCCCGGGGAGCTGCGGGCGAGCGGGGATCCGGGGGTCTCCGAATGGGGCAACCTGGCGTGGTGGGGAGCCACGTCGCCCTCTTGGGAAGTGCGGGGTGAGGAGCCCGGTGCGACTGGGAGGGTGGGTACCGGGGGAAGTGAAACATCTCAGTACCCCGAGGAAGAGAGAGCGATTCCCGGAGTAGTGGCGAGCGAAACGGGAGGAGCCCAAACCGTCGTCGCCCAGAGGGCTGCCGTCCGGAAGCGGCGACGGGGTTGGACGGCCTGCTCGGGCCAAGCGGCAGTGCGGCCGCGCGGCGTGGCGCTGGGAGCCGAACGCTGCTGGAAGGGGCGACCGGAGAGGGTGAGAGTCCCGTAGGCGGACTGGCGGCAGGTCGCGTGGGGCAGGTGCGTGAGTACCACGGGGCACGAGGAACCCTGTGGGAAGCTGGGGGGACCACCCCTCCAAGGCTAAATACCCTGGCCGACCGATAGGGGAGAGTACCGTGAGGGAACGGTGAAAAGGACCCCGGCGAGGGGGGTGAAAGAGCGCCTGAAACCGTGCGCCCACAGGCGGTCGGAGCTGCGTGGAGCGGTGACGGCGTGCCTATTGGAGCATGAGCCGGCGAGTGGCCGGGCGTGGCGAGGCGAAGGGGGAGGCACCTGGAGCCGGAGCGAAAGCGAGTCTGAAGAGGGCGTGGAGTCGCGCCTGGCCGACCCGAAACCGGGTGAGCTACCCCTGGCCAGGCTGAAGCGCGGGGGAGACCTGCGTGGAGGGCCGAACCGGTGTCCGTGGCAAAGGGCTCGGAGGAGCTGGGGGTAGGGGTGAAATGCCAAGCGAACCCGGAGATAGCTGGTTCTCCCCGAAATGGCTTGAGGGTCAGCCTCAGCGTGGAGGCGGCTGGAGGTAGAGCACCGTTTCGGTGCGGGGGCGTGGAGCCTACCAAGCCGAGGCGAACTCCGAATGCTGGTCGCTGGTCGCTGGGAGTGAGACCTGGGGCGAAAAGGTTCTGGGTCGAGAGGGGAACAGCCCAGACCGCCGGCTAAGGTCCCGAAGTCCGGGCTGAGTGGGAAAGGTGGTGCGGGTGCGGAGACAACCAGGAGGTTGGCTTAGAAGCAGCCATCCTTGAAAGAGTGCGTAACAGCTCACTGGTCGAGCGCCCGTGCGCCGAAAATGACGCGGGGCGAAGCCCGGCACCGAAGCCGCGGGTCCGTCTGGCCGCGTGGGGTCAGGCGGGCGGTAGGGAGCGTCGTCGTCGGCGGGGAAGGTGCGGCGGGAGCCGTGCTGGAGCGGCGACGAGTGCGAATGCCGGCACGAGTAGCGGAAGGGCGGTGAGAATCCGCCCCGCCGGAGAGTGCCGAAGGGTTCCGCAGCGATGGTCGTCAGCTGCGGGTGAGGCGGTCCTCAGCTGAGGGCGGCAGCCGTAGGCGAGGGGCAGCCGGTGAAGATTCCGGCCCCACCGGCGCCTGGTTGAGCGAAGGGGGGACGCCGCGTCGAGGGTCCGGCGGTCGGAGGGACCGTCCAAGCCTGGGTCGTGGGCCGAGGGAAAGCCCGGCCGGGGAGCGGCACCAGGCGAGTGCGAGGTGGGGGTGAGGCCCTGCCGAGCGGATCTGGCGGCGTGGCCGAGAAAAGCCTCTAGCGAAGGGCGGCGGTGACCGTACCGCAAACCGACACAGGTCGGCTGGTGGAGGACACCGAGGCGAGCGGGAGAACCCCCGTCAAGGAACTCGGCAAATTGCCCCCGTAACTTCGGGAGAAGGGGGGCCCCGGTAGGGTGGGGAGCCCGAGGGGGTTGCAGAGAGCAGGCCCGCGCGACTGTTTACCAAAAACACAGGTCTCGGCGAAGGCGGAAAGCCGACGTATCGGGGCTGACGCCTGCCCAGTGCCGGAAGGTGAACCGGAGGGGTGGAGAGCCCCGAAGGGAAGCCCCGGTGAACGGCGGCCGTAACTATAACGGTCCTAAGGTAGCGAAATTCCTCGTCGGGTAAATTCCGACCCGCACGAAAGGCGTCACGACGTGGGCACTGTCTCGACGGGGGGCCCGGTGAAACTGCTGGACCCGTGCAGAAGCGGGTGACCCGCGGCGGGACAAAAAGACCCCGTGGAGCTTGACTGCAGCTTGCCACTGGGTGCGGGCCCGGCCTGTGCAGGATAGGTGGGAGGCGGGGAAGCGGGGCCGCCAGGTCCCGTGGAGCCGGCGGTGAGATACCACCCTGGTTGGGTTTGCGCCCTCACCTGGGCCGTGGGAACGCGGCCAGGGACCGTGGCTGGTGGGCAGTTTGACTG from the Thermomicrobium sp. 4228-Ro genome contains:
- a CDS encoding polyprenyl synthetase family protein; its protein translation is MDFATVLDRMRPDLQRVEDRLLAETALEFPLVSEILQALVRAGGKRLRPFLLLLAAKPFRYDIERLVPAAAGIELLHTASLIHDDSIDGASLRRGQPTLNVLFEPSVVIMVGDYMFARSAMLAASTMNPRVLAVFARCLGSICDGQLREIFAARRADVSFDDYQRRIYGKTASLFAASAEIGAILADATDEQIELLGEFGGAIGMAFQIVDDILDLQGNAAEIGKPAGQDLRQGTITLPTMLFLQNGKATSEQRDFVLEVIQHGTPDESAIATAVALIRESGAIDEAFEYARRYVEEAKLLLSQLPPSDGRDMLAALADHALVRRT
- a CDS encoding putative glycoside hydrolase; the protein is MFPGNRPYRSRRRAFALSWKLSLAFIAVPLLLAALSLAYVHWLRDDRAEVLVVDRVTGAPVAGAAIETSFGTVQTNDEGQARLPREPSGPWRVAAPDYDAITFDPDLRAGRLRVLLRPNVIRGTVVRNGDGSPVAGVSVRAEVDGMTVVSARTDQQGTYVLRGVPEGATIVFEHEDYASVKVPLATDQTVVDAALKRDVLIGVLRDPQGQAVQGIVATSSGWAQAGPDGWYRLKGVAPGERLVVKAPGYRVVEATVPQSFEFDVTLEPLVVRAIYINAVVASRPEALEERLRLVDRTELNAVVIDLKDSTGHVYYDTKVSLAHEIGAVRPVLQPAELVERLKARGIYTIARIVVFEDPILAEAHPEWAIKDRTTGQAWRTWNGVAWVNAYRPEVWDYNIALAREAASFGFDEIQLDYIRFPTDGPLQKADYGVPHTAENRTAAIGEFLKRVHEALLPTQASLGADIFGLTVWELSDSGIGQHLETIVEHVDYVCSMLYPSHFWAGSLGFEIPSDHPYEVMLWSLENGLARVPAARNKFRPWLQDFSYGPGKPYGPAEVRAQIRAVYDAGLESWMLWNADNVYHEEALEPTTS
- a CDS encoding decaprenyl-phosphate phosphoribosyltransferase, yielding MQREWSSTLTTLSLLGRDLLVTARPRQWLKNTVVLAPLVFGRQLLNISSVIDAAFATLSFCLAGSAIYFFNDWCDAAADREHPLKCLRPIAAGRLGRRHVWSAIVLLLFGAIVFAWAAGGATPYVVSAYVGLMIGYTVRFKHVALLDIFVIATGFVLRVWAGATAVGVPLSPWLYICTVLLALFLAVAKRRHEVLLLEGVAANHRPALDEYSVPLLDALLHITATATIMTYSLYTFFAPSLPDDHSMMVTIPFVLYGIFRYLYLVYRRDLGGVPEQVLLDDRPLLLTIVVWGLLVLVLLYR
- a CDS encoding Hsp20/alpha crystallin family protein codes for the protein MLIVRRGTRQQEQGLQQEAVEAFQAWYVSFSPLLRMAARPWRPPLEVYEDERGLVVRAELAGLREDDIHVVVNDSVLQISGVRRPREEGQRRTYHEMGIAYGPFEAEVRIPFPVDLDRVEAVYQQGFLEVTLPRVHASRTVPLRTTNS
- the lon gene encoding endopeptidase La, producing the protein MTDELRHISPEHEEHLETEEQTTQRDLKLLPVLPLRNTVVFPTTVVPLAAGQPRSLRLIDDVASGDRLLVLVLQKDPKKEGAGPQDVYQVGTIGSIQQMMRVPDGTVRLAVQGLRRVRIVEWVTEEPYLKALVEEIPEIVEDTIEVKALTRTALELFQRLVSLVSNLPEELVTAALNIDDPLHLVYLLASNLRMDPEERQALLELDSVRDKLLRLNAFMSRELDLLELGKKIQSEVQEEVARSQREFYLREQLKAIQRELGETSEQEAEINEFRAKIEQSGMPEEARREALRELERMSKLPPASAEYGVIRTYLDWLVSLPWNRSTEGEIDIARARQILDEDHYDLEKIKERILEYLAVRRLRKERGEENEPGREPILCFVGPPGVGKTSLAQSIARALGRAFTRMSLGGVRDEAEIRGHRRTYIGAMPGRIIQAIRRAGTNDPVFVLDEIDKVGTDWRGDPASALLEVLDPEQNSTFRDHYLDVPFDLSKVMFIATANVLDTIPPALRDRMEILVLSGYTDEEKLQIARRYLIPKQFRRHALNPEEFVFTDEAILEIIQHYTREAGVRNLEREIGAVARKLATRLAEGQDVPREITIDVVHEFLGKRRYYYEELSERTSQPGVAIGVAVTPFGGDIMFIEATRMPGRGNLIITGQLGDVMRESAQAALSIVRSRAEQFGIERDFMKDSDIHIHVPSGAIPKDGPSAGVTLVTALVSLLTGIPARDDVAMTGEITLRGQVLPVGGIKEKALAAQRAGVKTFVLPKRNEMDLEELPATLRENMRFVLVETIDDVLRAAMPEEFHRWVAEARARREREEQAGGQEAVESIAALG